The following nucleotide sequence is from uncultured Draconibacterium sp..
CTTGTCGGTCCAGGCCATATCTACTACATGCTTCATAACATCCTTATTTTAAATTGCTTTACATTAAATTTGCACACAAATATACAATATCTAACTATCTATATAAATTGTTTTTCGAATAATGCAGATAATTGTACTTTTAAGGCATAATTAAATTAAGGTTATTCCAGTGTTAAACATATAATCAGTTCAGGAAATGAGAAGCGCAATTAAAAGGCCGTCGGAAGAAGAAACAAATTTGAGTGGTTTTCAATTGTTTAAAAAATTAACCGAAGATGAATTCACACGGCTGAATTACGAAAAAACTTGTTCGCTATATAAAAAGGGTACCATCATTTATCGAGAGGGTAGCCGTCTAACCGGTTTTTTCTGTGTTACAAGGGGAATTATTAAAATTTTCAAAACAGGAATTGACGGTAAAGAGCAAATTATTCGTTTTGCCAAAAAGGGTGAAATTATTGCCTATCGGTCGTTGCTGAGCCAGGAACTGGCGTGTACAACTGCCAAAGTAATCGACGATGCCGCGTTGTGTCATGTTCCTTATCAAACCCTGTTGTACCTTATTCAGAACAACTGGCAGTTTTCGCATCACATGTTGCAAATTGTTTGTCGCGAGTTGCGCGAGGCCAACGATTACATTACCGACATTGCGCAAAAAACTGTTCGCGAACGACTGGCAGAAGTGCTTTTATTGTTGAAAGAAAACTTTGAACTGGATAACCAAAATACACTTCAAATTTCGTTAACGCGCGAAGAGCTGGCCAATATGGTTGGCACCGCAACTGAATCTGTAATTCGTTTATTATCTGAATTTAAGAACGATAAACTTATTGAATTACAGGGACGAAAAATTAAATTTTTAGATACTCCAGCACTAACACGGGTGGCTAATCTATAAGCATACTACATATTTTCGAAAACCGGCTAATGGCCGGTTTTTTTGTTTAATACTTAAACCTCTTTCTAACCGTTTTAACCTAAAAAATGCAATTTCAAACACTGGAAAACCAAAGTATAAAAGAACTCTGCAACTTATTTAATGCTGCATTCGCCGAATATCTGGTAAAGATTGAAATGACTCCTGAAAAATTACAGGATAAGTTTGATTCGGAAGAGGTGAGTCTGGAGCACTCAGTAGGCCTTTTTAGCGAAGGAAAACCGGTGGGTTTTATCTTTCATGCTTTGCGCGATACCGCTTCGGGCAAAATTGCTTACAACGCCGGAACCGGTGTTATCCCAAAATTCAGAGGCAAAAATGCAACGGTACAGCTATACGAATTTATTCGTCCTAAATTATTTAAAAGTGGCGTAAACGAGGTAGTTCTTGAGGTTATCGATAAAAACACTCCCGCAATAAAATCCTATAAAAAAGTGGGTTTTACCATTCTTCAGGAACTGGAATGTTTTAATGGATATCCCGGCATTTCAAAACCGGAAAATGCTATGATCAGGGAAGAATCAATCGAACAATTCATTCCTCCCGAACACTTGTGGGACTGGCAACCCACCTGGCAAAATTCCACCCAAACAGTTGTACAGTCGGGCCAATACAAAACATGGAGCATTTATCGCGATAACACACAAATTGCCTACCTTACCGGAAATCCTGATTCCGGAAAAATAGCCCAGTTTGCTGTTGAACCGGCGCAGCGTTGGAAAGGTTTGGGAACCTCGCTTTTTTGTCATTTTGCCGGGCTGGCATCAAACACGCCGATGGTGATAAATGTGGCCGATCAATCGGGGCAAACACAGGATTTTCTGAAAGCAATTGGAATGGCACCTTTTCTGAGACAATATAAAATGAAATTAATACTTCA
It contains:
- a CDS encoding Crp/Fnr family transcriptional regulator, with the protein product MRSAIKRPSEEETNLSGFQLFKKLTEDEFTRLNYEKTCSLYKKGTIIYREGSRLTGFFCVTRGIIKIFKTGIDGKEQIIRFAKKGEIIAYRSLLSQELACTTAKVIDDAALCHVPYQTLLYLIQNNWQFSHHMLQIVCRELREANDYITDIAQKTVRERLAEVLLLLKENFELDNQNTLQISLTREELANMVGTATESVIRLLSEFKNDKLIELQGRKIKFLDTPALTRVANL
- a CDS encoding GNAT family N-acetyltransferase, with product MQFQTLENQSIKELCNLFNAAFAEYLVKIEMTPEKLQDKFDSEEVSLEHSVGLFSEGKPVGFIFHALRDTASGKIAYNAGTGVIPKFRGKNATVQLYEFIRPKLFKSGVNEVVLEVIDKNTPAIKSYKKVGFTILQELECFNGYPGISKPENAMIREESIEQFIPPEHLWDWQPTWQNSTQTVVQSGQYKTWSIYRDNTQIAYLTGNPDSGKIAQFAVEPAQRWKGLGTSLFCHFAGLASNTPMVINVADQSGQTQDFLKAIGMAPFLRQYKMKLILQ